The following are from one region of the Thiocapsa rosea genome:
- the petA gene encoding ubiquinol-cytochrome c reductase iron-sulfur subunit: MSAQGVNKTRRRVLVAATSVVGAVGAGFALVPFIASMNPSAKARAAGAPVEADISQLEPGAILRVKWRGKPVWVVSRTPEMLEALPTLDGQLVDPASDLPQQPEYCQNATRSIKEQYFVVIGICTHLGCSPTFRPEFAPDDMGAAWRGGFFCPCHGSRFDLAGRVFKGVPAPTNLVIPVHTYINDTTILVGEDRGAA; the protein is encoded by the coding sequence ATGAGCGCACAAGGCGTGAACAAAACCAGGCGGCGTGTGCTTGTCGCCGCGACCAGCGTGGTCGGAGCCGTCGGAGCCGGCTTCGCCCTCGTACCATTTATTGCGTCGATGAACCCGAGCGCCAAGGCGCGTGCCGCGGGTGCGCCGGTCGAGGCCGACATCAGCCAACTGGAACCGGGCGCGATCCTGCGCGTCAAATGGCGCGGTAAACCGGTTTGGGTCGTCAGCCGCACGCCGGAGATGCTCGAGGCCTTGCCGACACTGGACGGCCAGTTGGTCGATCCGGCATCCGACTTGCCGCAGCAGCCGGAGTATTGCCAAAACGCGACGCGCTCCATCAAGGAGCAATACTTTGTCGTTATCGGGATCTGTACGCACTTGGGTTGCTCTCCGACCTTCCGGCCGGAGTTCGCCCCCGACGACATGGGAGCGGCATGGCGCGGCGGCTTCTTCTGTCCCTGCCACGGCTCCAGGTTCGACCTTGCCGGCCGGGTGTTCAAGGGTGTTCCGGCCCCTACAAATCTGGTGATTCCCGTGCATACCTACATCAATGACACCACCATCTTGGTCGGTGAGGATCGAGGAGCGGCTTGA
- the pdxA gene encoding 4-hydroxythreonine-4-phosphate dehydrogenase PdxA, translating to MIAVTPGEPAGIGPDLLVRLAQEPSDTPMVAIADPDLLAERAQRLGLPLQIDPFESGDAAPPAQSAQAGHLAVLPVALRQPVTPGRLNTANAPYVLDTLRIACDACLDGSFTALVTGPVHKGVINDAGLPFTGHTEFLAERCGAEPVMMLATPGLRVALVTTHLPLRDVSDAITREHLTEVIRILHRDLSSRFAIPEPRILVCGLNPHAGEGGHLGREEIEVIEPVLNTLRALGWQLIGPLPADTAFVPDKLAGADAVLAMYHDQGLPVLKHLGFGQAVNITLGLPIIRTSVDHGTALDLAGTDRADLGSMRAAVGMAQFLTRAPCQTTPSNVNRPA from the coding sequence GTGATCGCGGTCACGCCCGGCGAGCCCGCCGGGATCGGACCGGATCTGCTCGTGCGCCTGGCGCAGGAACCGTCGGACACGCCGATGGTCGCAATCGCGGACCCGGATCTCCTGGCCGAGCGGGCGCAACGGCTCGGGCTTCCGCTGCAGATCGACCCTTTCGAGTCCGGTGATGCGGCCCCCCCGGCTCAATCGGCACAGGCCGGACACCTCGCCGTCCTGCCGGTCGCCTTGCGGCAGCCGGTCACCCCGGGCCGTCTGAACACCGCCAATGCACCTTACGTCCTCGACACCTTGCGCATCGCCTGCGACGCCTGCCTGGACGGCAGCTTCACGGCCCTGGTCACGGGACCGGTGCACAAGGGCGTCATCAACGACGCCGGCCTACCCTTCACCGGTCACACCGAGTTTCTCGCCGAGCGCTGCGGCGCCGAGCCGGTCATGATGCTCGCCACGCCCGGCCTGCGCGTGGCCTTGGTCACGACACACTTGCCGCTGCGCGATGTGAGTGACGCCATCACCCGCGAGCACCTGACCGAGGTTATCCGGATCCTCCACCGGGACCTCTCAAGCCGATTCGCGATCCCCGAGCCGCGTATCCTGGTCTGCGGGCTGAACCCGCACGCGGGTGAAGGCGGTCACCTGGGACGCGAGGAGATCGAGGTGATCGAGCCCGTCCTGAACACGCTTCGGGCATTGGGATGGCAGCTGATCGGGCCTTTGCCGGCGGACACCGCCTTCGTTCCCGACAAGCTCGCCGGCGCCGACGCGGTCTTGGCGATGTATCACGATCAGGGTCTGCCGGTGCTCAAGCACCTGGGATTCGGTCAGGCGGTGAACATCACACTCGGCCTGCCGATCATCCGCACCTCGGTGGATCACGGAACGGCGCTGGACTTGGCCGGGACAGATCGGGCGGATCTCGGGAGCATGAGGGCTGCTGTCGGCATGGCCCAATTTTTGACTAGAGCGCCTTGTCAAACGACTCCGAGCAACGTCAACCGACCTGCGTAG
- a CDS encoding trypsin-like peptidase domain-containing protein — MLKIGPTTLLITALVGGASGSAVTLLLAPPGSDPVAQHDTAGTAANLRDDLPTFARAVSRVAPAVVSIFATQTELGPPRSTLPTYPGLHHAPPGAAASRTGLGSGVILSPDGLILTNRHVVQDADRIRAVLADGRSLALTLIGVDADTDLAVLKADAQGLPTAPIGDSRALRVGDLALAIGNPFGVGQTATMGIIGATGRGELGITSIESFIQTDAAINPGNSGGALVNAQGELIGINTAIFTETGTAQGVGFAIPAEIAIEVAHALVSQGQVTRGWIGLSGRSVTPELAESFGLRSARGVLVASTLRDSPAAQAGLRPGDVVTRIDDRDVATVQDLLDAVAGAGPHTALSLEVWRGSERILTRATTDTRPPQAE, encoded by the coding sequence ATGCTCAAGATAGGTCCAACCACCCTTCTGATCACGGCCCTCGTCGGCGGGGCCTCGGGCTCGGCCGTGACGCTCTTGCTGGCCCCGCCGGGATCGGACCCGGTGGCGCAGCACGACACCGCGGGCACGGCGGCGAATCTGCGCGACGACCTGCCGACCTTTGCTCGGGCGGTGTCGCGCGTCGCGCCGGCCGTCGTGAGCATCTTCGCGACACAGACCGAACTCGGGCCGCCGCGATCGACCTTGCCGACCTATCCGGGACTCCACCACGCACCGCCCGGGGCAGCCGCCTCCCGCACCGGACTGGGCTCGGGGGTGATCCTGTCGCCCGACGGGCTCATCCTGACCAACCGCCATGTCGTGCAGGACGCCGATCGCATCCGCGCGGTGCTTGCCGACGGGCGCTCGCTTGCGCTCACGCTCATCGGGGTCGATGCGGATACCGACCTCGCCGTGCTCAAGGCCGACGCGCAGGGGCTGCCCACGGCGCCGATCGGAGACTCCCGCGCCCTGCGCGTCGGCGACCTGGCGCTGGCGATCGGCAATCCGTTCGGGGTCGGCCAGACCGCCACCATGGGAATCATCGGCGCGACCGGGCGCGGCGAGCTGGGCATCACGAGCATCGAGAGCTTCATCCAAACCGATGCCGCCATCAATCCGGGCAATTCGGGCGGCGCACTCGTGAACGCACAGGGCGAGCTCATCGGCATCAACACCGCCATCTTCACCGAGACCGGAACGGCGCAGGGGGTCGGTTTCGCCATCCCGGCCGAGATCGCGATCGAGGTGGCGCACGCGCTCGTCTCGCAGGGTCAGGTCACGCGCGGATGGATCGGTCTGAGCGGGCGCAGCGTGACCCCGGAGCTGGCCGAGTCGTTCGGGTTGCGCTCGGCGCGCGGAGTGCTGGTCGCCTCCACCCTTCGCGACAGTCCGGCGGCGCAGGCCGGTCTACGCCCTGGCGACGTGGTGACCCGAATCGACGACCGGGACGTCGCCACGGTGCAGGATCTGCTCGACGCGGTCGCCGGCGCCGGCCCGCATACCGCCTTGAGCCTGGAGGTCTGGCGCGGCAGCGAGCGCATCCTCACACGCGCCACCACCGACACCCGTCCTCCGCAGGCGGAGTAA
- a CDS encoding Nif3-like dinuclear metal center hexameric protein, translating into MVDPYALVAYCDRFLAAGDFDDYAPNGLQLEGERPITRLASGVTASEALIEAAIAWGADAILVHHGWFWKNEAPCLVGMKGRRARRLFKAGTSLIAYHLPLDAHPQVGNNAALAAHLGWVDAEPVADRRGVLWSGRLNFGCSPEVFAARVSERLGRPATLIAAGRERIERIAWCTGGGQGYIEQAAALGVDAYVSGEISEQTTHAARELGVAFIAAGHHATERYGVQALGAHLADRFGLEHCFIEIDNPA; encoded by the coding sequence ATGGTCGATCCTTACGCATTGGTCGCTTACTGCGATCGTTTTCTCGCCGCCGGTGATTTCGATGACTACGCGCCGAACGGCTTGCAGCTCGAAGGCGAGCGTCCGATTACGCGCTTGGCCAGCGGCGTGACGGCGAGCGAAGCATTGATCGAGGCCGCGATTGCATGGGGTGCGGACGCGATTCTGGTCCACCACGGGTGGTTTTGGAAGAACGAGGCGCCCTGTCTCGTCGGGATGAAGGGGCGGCGCGCAAGGCGATTATTCAAGGCCGGAACCAGCCTGATCGCGTATCATCTCCCGCTCGACGCGCATCCGCAGGTGGGCAACAACGCCGCCTTGGCTGCGCACCTCGGGTGGGTCGATGCCGAGCCCGTGGCGGATCGCCGAGGGGTCTTGTGGTCGGGGCGTTTGAACTTCGGGTGCTCGCCGGAGGTCTTCGCTGCTCGGGTCTCGGAGCGCTTGGGGCGCCCTGCGACCCTGATCGCCGCGGGCCGAGAGCGGATCGAGCGGATCGCTTGGTGTACAGGCGGCGGCCAAGGATACATCGAGCAGGCGGCCGCGCTCGGCGTCGATGCCTATGTGAGCGGAGAGATCTCGGAGCAGACGACCCACGCGGCGCGCGAGCTCGGGGTCGCCTTCATCGCGGCCGGACATCATGCGACCGAGCGCTATGGGGTTCAGGCCCTGGGTGCGCACCTTGCCGATCGGTTCGGGCTGGAGCATTGCTTCATCGAGATCGACAATCCGGCCTAG
- the lptD gene encoding LPS assembly protein LptD produces MRLVSLAIILCAVAATAGADDRPTVETTGASQTAARPSPAPDPTGDPVAHPDGPRDGPTDIGIADPRTPTASAATIAAPVTLPPLQPLIPDPQGGVLQELDRHDPRGDSDDALPLLVSPLDPKTDAPAVEFAPRALELPDAWDPRLHADLPWEFCGPRSGAAGFTGPAAPTGTEGIPVEIIADRVDYDRNTEVIQLRGGVDVVQADQRLVADLSTYDRRSGRLDASGDVFLETPGLRIQGDKADYNVLTRQGTIGTARYRLSGSANLLGTAEEAEILSEQQSRYRNITYTTCPPGNADWSIKARDLKLDQESGMGYAHHARIRIGKIPVLYTPYIFFPIDDRRRSGFLIPSFGSSNTTGTDVSIPYYWNIAPNIDATITPRIMSTRGLMMGTELRYLDRFQQVEINAEVLPEDRRATELGTRGALRIEQTGRLGPRWASAIDFASVSDDQYLQDFGNRLDATSLRNLVQRGDIYYAGEGWRALTRVQQFQTIDAAIPPANRPYGQMPHVELDYFPQRWNDLIEYSLTGQYDFFDHGSRVHGNRLVAVPTLRIPLRRSFGQILPRARLYYAGYDLTDQTPGLPARQSYAIPSFDLDGTLVFERDTAWFGTPTLQTLEPRIYYVLTSFENQSNAPLFDTTPLDFSFASLFRPNRFTGYDRIGDENRLTLGLTSRTIANQTGQELFRASVGQIYFFEDRRVQLTGNSIEDDVQSSVAGEFAARISDDWSARASLQWNPNDTEAPWEKRVLQLRYAPSEDSRLNLAYRFNYGDQPDLRYEDTDISLQVPIGPQVKLVGRWLYSMLYDETVEAFAGIEFGRCCWRLRVLGQHLQTGNDSGNTSLMLQVELAGLGSFGNQIDKLLERGIYGYHTD; encoded by the coding sequence GTGCGCCTCGTTTCACTGGCCATCATCCTCTGTGCCGTCGCCGCGACCGCGGGAGCCGACGACCGCCCGACGGTCGAGACGACCGGCGCATCGCAGACCGCCGCACGCCCGAGCCCGGCCCCCGACCCGACCGGCGATCCGGTCGCTCACCCCGATGGCCCGCGCGATGGTCCGACCGATATCGGGATCGCAGACCCGCGTACGCCGACGGCGAGCGCCGCGACCATCGCCGCCCCCGTTACCCTGCCGCCGCTGCAACCTCTGATTCCGGATCCACAGGGCGGCGTGCTGCAGGAGCTCGATCGCCACGATCCGCGGGGCGACTCGGATGACGCCCTGCCCCTGCTCGTGTCTCCCCTAGACCCGAAAACAGATGCTCCGGCCGTCGAATTCGCACCGCGCGCACTCGAGTTGCCGGATGCCTGGGATCCGCGACTGCACGCCGATCTCCCCTGGGAGTTTTGTGGACCACGCTCCGGCGCGGCCGGGTTCACCGGCCCCGCGGCCCCGACGGGCACGGAAGGCATTCCGGTCGAGATCATCGCCGATCGCGTCGACTACGACCGCAATACCGAGGTGATTCAGTTAAGAGGCGGCGTCGATGTCGTTCAGGCCGATCAACGTCTGGTCGCCGATCTGTCGACCTACGACCGGCGCAGCGGTCGGCTCGACGCGAGCGGAGATGTCTTCCTCGAAACGCCTGGACTGCGCATCCAAGGGGACAAAGCGGATTACAATGTCCTGACCCGCCAGGGTACGATCGGCACGGCGCGCTATCGGCTCTCGGGCAGCGCGAATCTGCTCGGCACCGCCGAGGAGGCCGAGATCCTCTCCGAGCAGCAAAGCCGGTATCGCAACATCACCTACACCACCTGCCCGCCCGGCAATGCGGATTGGTCGATCAAGGCGCGCGATCTCAAGCTCGATCAGGAAAGCGGCATGGGCTACGCCCATCACGCCCGCATCCGTATCGGCAAGATCCCGGTGCTCTACACACCCTACATCTTCTTCCCGATCGACGATCGGCGCCGCAGCGGCTTTCTGATTCCGAGCTTCGGCTCGTCCAACACCACCGGCACCGACGTCAGCATCCCCTACTACTGGAACATCGCCCCGAACATCGACGCGACCATCACCCCGCGCATCATGAGCACACGCGGCCTGATGATGGGCACCGAGCTGCGCTACCTCGATCGCTTCCAGCAGGTGGAGATCAACGCGGAGGTCCTGCCCGAGGACCGTCGTGCCACCGAACTCGGCACACGCGGGGCGTTGCGGATCGAGCAAACGGGGCGGCTCGGCCCGCGCTGGGCGAGCGCAATCGATTTTGCATCGGTCTCGGATGACCAATATCTGCAGGACTTCGGCAATCGCCTGGACGCCACGAGCCTGCGCAACCTCGTTCAGCGCGGCGACATCTACTATGCCGGCGAGGGCTGGCGTGCACTCACGCGCGTGCAGCAGTTTCAGACCATCGACGCCGCGATCCCGCCCGCGAATCGCCCTTACGGACAGATGCCGCACGTCGAGCTGGACTATTTTCCGCAACGCTGGAACGACCTGATCGAGTACAGCCTCACCGGGCAGTACGACTTCTTCGACCACGGCAGCCGCGTCCACGGCAATCGCCTGGTCGCGGTTCCGACCCTGCGCATCCCGCTGCGGCGCAGCTTCGGGCAGATCCTGCCGCGCGCGCGTCTTTACTACGCCGGCTACGATCTGACCGACCAAACCCCGGGGCTGCCGGCGCGCCAATCCTACGCGATCCCGAGCTTCGACCTGGACGGCACCCTCGTCTTCGAGCGCGATACCGCCTGGTTCGGCACACCGACACTCCAGACCCTGGAGCCGCGGATCTACTATGTGCTGACCTCCTTCGAGAACCAGTCCAACGCACCCTTGTTCGACACCACTCCGCTGGACTTCTCCTTCGCCAGCCTGTTTCGCCCGAACCGCTTCACGGGTTACGACCGCATCGGCGACGAGAACCGGCTGACCCTCGGCCTGACCTCGCGCACCATCGCCAATCAGACCGGACAGGAGCTTTTTCGGGCGAGTGTCGGTCAGATCTATTTCTTCGAGGATCGTCGCGTCCAGTTGACCGGCAACTCGATCGAGGACGATGTTCAATCCTCCGTCGCCGGTGAATTCGCCGCCCGGATCAGCGACGATTGGAGCGCACGGGCGAGCCTGCAATGGAACCCCAACGACACCGAGGCACCTTGGGAGAAACGGGTCCTGCAACTGAGATATGCGCCGAGCGAGGACAGTCGGCTGAACCTCGCCTACCGCTTCAACTACGGCGACCAGCCCGATCTGCGCTACGAGGACACCGACATCTCGCTGCAGGTGCCGATCGGTCCACAGGTGAAGCTCGTCGGACGCTGGCTCTACTCGATGCTCTACGACGAAACGGTCGAGGCCTTTGCCGGTATCGAGTTCGGCCGCTGCTGCTGGCGCCTGCGGGTGCTCGGCCAACATCTTCAAACCGGCAACGACAGCGGCAACACCAGCCTGATGCTGCAGGTCGAGCTTGCCGGACTCGGCTCATTCGGAAATCAGATCGACAAACTCCTGGAACGAGGCATCTATGGTTATCACACGGACTAG
- a CDS encoding peptidylprolyl isomerase, whose translation MVITRTSRRYDRAQAYRRRVAVGSLLACLLIASAPASSQTSIQELDAIVAIVNDDVVVRSELNTEIDLILPQMQRAGTTPPPRSQLEKQVLDRLILKRLQDQRARDLGIQVEEATLNEALTNIAQRNGLSLEELQATLEAGGIRFADFREDTRSQIVTSRLQNQEVVNKIQITDQEIDRFLERESSRLVEREQVRLQHILIALPENATPAQVQAAESKAARLVTRLRGGEDFAKVAAAESDGRNALQGGDLGWFEMGAVPSLVSELAFTMAEGEISDPLSSPSGYHIIKLTEIKAATSAAVVQTNARHILVRTNELVSDDDAKRRLEQLRMRIVGGEDFAALARSNSDDTGSALKGGDLGWVNPGDTVPDFEEAMNALPPNGVSQPFQSPFGWHIVQVIERRNQDQEGEFMRLKAREALQRRKAEEATEEWLRQLRDEAYVEIRLEQDAQL comes from the coding sequence ATGGTTATCACACGGACTAGCCGCCGATATGACAGGGCGCAAGCCTATCGCCGTCGTGTCGCCGTCGGCTCACTCCTCGCGTGCCTGCTGATCGCATCGGCGCCGGCGTCGAGCCAGACGTCCATCCAAGAGCTGGACGCCATCGTTGCGATCGTCAACGACGACGTCGTCGTGCGCAGCGAGCTCAACACCGAGATCGACCTGATCCTGCCCCAGATGCAGAGGGCGGGCACCACCCCGCCGCCGCGCTCCCAGCTCGAAAAACAGGTGCTCGACCGACTCATCCTCAAACGCCTGCAAGACCAGCGCGCTCGCGACCTGGGGATCCAGGTCGAGGAGGCCACACTCAACGAGGCCCTGACCAACATCGCCCAGCGCAACGGTCTGAGTCTCGAAGAGCTGCAGGCCACGCTCGAAGCCGGAGGGATTCGCTTCGCCGATTTCCGCGAAGACACCCGCTCCCAGATCGTCACCAGCCGTCTCCAAAACCAGGAGGTGGTCAACAAGATCCAGATCACCGACCAGGAGATCGACCGCTTTCTCGAGCGCGAGTCGAGCCGCCTCGTCGAGCGCGAGCAGGTCCGGCTGCAGCACATCCTGATCGCCCTGCCGGAGAATGCGACCCCGGCGCAGGTCCAAGCCGCCGAGTCCAAGGCCGCCCGCCTGGTCACGCGGCTGCGCGGCGGCGAGGATTTCGCCAAGGTCGCCGCCGCCGAGTCCGACGGGCGCAACGCCCTGCAGGGCGGCGATCTGGGCTGGTTCGAGATGGGCGCGGTGCCGAGCCTGGTCAGCGAGCTCGCCTTCACCATGGCCGAAGGCGAGATCAGCGACCCCCTAAGCAGCCCCAGCGGTTATCACATCATCAAGCTCACCGAGATCAAGGCCGCGACATCGGCCGCTGTCGTACAGACCAACGCACGCCACATCCTGGTCCGCACCAACGAGCTGGTCTCCGACGACGACGCGAAACGGCGTCTCGAACAGCTGCGCATGCGCATCGTCGGCGGGGAAGACTTCGCGGCCCTCGCCCGCTCGAATTCCGACGACACGGGCTCCGCCCTGAAGGGCGGCGATCTGGGCTGGGTCAATCCCGGCGACACCGTGCCGGACTTCGAGGAGGCCATGAACGCCCTGCCTCCGAACGGGGTCAGTCAGCCGTTCCAGAGCCCCTTCGGCTGGCATATCGTGCAGGTGATCGAGCGACGCAACCAGGACCAAGAGGGCGAGTTCATGCGGCTCAAGGCGCGCGAGGCGCTGCAGCGCCGCAAGGCCGAGGAGGCGACCGAGGAGTGGCTGCGTCAGCTGCGCGACGAGGCCTATGTGGAGATCCGACTCGAGCAGGATGCACAACTGTGA
- a CDS encoding aminoglycoside phosphotransferase family protein: MRRWAAGILGSDNFALAPASSDASFRRYWRLFHGGTTRVLMDAPPELEDCGRFADLSRRFRAVGLNTPEIHAEDRAHGFLMLTDFGERVYLGELTEDTAERLYGDALGALAIIQARGPTDGLPSYDDAFLRRELGLFREWFLTSLPGLVLSPEESAALARVEDRLVASALEQPRVCVHRDYHSRNLMLTDAGNPGILDFQDAVLGPVTYDLVSLLRDCYIAWPVERVTDWASGYFHLARERGVFHEDDLGRFLRWLDLMGVQRHLKACGIFARLHRRDGKPHYLADIPRTLGYVREVSGRYSELDGLSWLLDARVLPLLDDLVATGSNAEG, encoded by the coding sequence ATGCGCCGCTGGGCGGCGGGGATCTTGGGGTCGGATAACTTCGCGCTCGCGCCTGCCTCGTCGGACGCGAGTTTTCGTCGCTATTGGCGGCTCTTTCATGGCGGCACCACGCGGGTGCTGATGGATGCGCCCCCGGAACTCGAGGACTGCGGACGCTTCGCCGATCTGTCGCGACGGTTTCGCGCGGTCGGGCTCAACACGCCCGAGATCCATGCGGAGGATCGCGCCCATGGTTTTCTCATGCTCACCGATTTCGGTGAGCGGGTGTATCTGGGCGAGCTGACCGAGGACACGGCCGAGCGCCTCTACGGCGACGCGCTGGGCGCTTTGGCGATCATCCAGGCGCGCGGCCCGACGGATGGCCTGCCGAGCTACGACGATGCCTTTTTGCGCCGGGAGCTGGGTCTGTTTCGCGAGTGGTTTCTGACGTCGTTGCCGGGCCTCGTGCTCTCGCCGGAAGAATCCGCCGCGCTCGCGCGGGTGGAGGATCGGCTCGTGGCGAGCGCCCTGGAGCAGCCGCGGGTCTGCGTTCATCGCGACTATCACTCGCGCAATCTGATGCTGACCGATGCGGGCAACCCCGGTATCCTGGATTTTCAAGACGCTGTGCTGGGGCCTGTCACCTACGATCTGGTCTCGCTGCTGCGCGACTGCTACATCGCATGGCCGGTCGAGCGCGTCACCGATTGGGCCTCGGGCTATTTCCATCTCGCCCGTGAACGCGGTGTATTTCACGAGGACGATCTCGGGCGCTTTCTGCGCTGGCTCGATCTCATGGGCGTGCAGCGGCACCTGAAGGCCTGCGGGATCTTCGCGCGGTTGCATCGACGCGACGGCAAACCGCACTATCTCGCCGACATACCGCGAACCCTCGGCTATGTGCGCGAGGTGTCGGGCCGTTATTCCGAGCTTGACGGTTTGTCGTGGTTATTGGATGCGCGTGTGCTGCCGTTGTTGGACGACCTGGTCGCGACGGGATCGAACGCCGAGGGCTGA
- a CDS encoding Crp/Fnr family transcriptional regulator, which yields MSIATPSPRQNRLLGTLPESEYRKLLPHLERVELALGLTLHESGETLNHVFFPTTAIVSLLYVMEDGASAEIAVVGNDGIVGIALFMGGGTMPNRAVVQSAGEAYRLSGPLLQKAFARTGGRREAVLPPLLLRYTLALLTQMAQTAVCNRHHTVDQQLCRWLLLSLDRLPSNELHMTQELIANMLGVRREGVTEAAGRLQRAGLIEYSRGRITVLDRPGLEARVCECYEVVRKEFRRLLPEVIPPH from the coding sequence ATGTCCATCGCCACCCCGAGCCCGCGCCAGAACCGTCTGCTCGGCACTTTGCCCGAGTCCGAGTATCGCAAGCTGCTGCCCCATCTGGAACGGGTCGAGCTGGCGCTCGGGCTGACGCTCCACGAGTCCGGGGAAACCTTGAATCACGTCTTTTTCCCGACCACCGCCATCGTATCCCTCCTGTATGTGATGGAGGATGGCGCATCCGCTGAGATCGCCGTGGTCGGCAACGACGGCATCGTCGGCATCGCCCTCTTCATGGGTGGGGGAACCATGCCGAATCGTGCCGTGGTGCAAAGCGCCGGGGAGGCGTATCGGCTCAGCGGACCCCTGCTCCAGAAGGCCTTCGCGCGCACCGGAGGACGTCGCGAAGCGGTCCTGCCGCCGCTGTTGCTGCGCTACACCCTGGCCCTGCTGACCCAGATGGCGCAGACCGCCGTCTGCAACCGTCATCACACGGTGGACCAGCAGCTGTGTCGGTGGTTGCTGCTCAGTCTCGACCGTCTACCCTCCAACGAGCTGCACATGACCCAGGAGCTGATCGCCAACATGTTGGGTGTGCGGCGCGAGGGCGTGACCGAGGCCGCCGGACGTTTGCAGCGTGCCGGGTTGATCGAGTACAGCCGGGGCCGGATCACCGTCCTGGATCGACCTGGCCTGGAAGCGCGGGTGTGCGAGTGCTACGAGGTGGTCAGGAAAGAGTTTCGCCGGCTGCTTCCCGAGGTGATTCCGCCACACTGA